The proteins below come from a single Streptococcus porcinus genomic window:
- a CDS encoding ABC transporter ATP-binding protein, giving the protein MPMLSVEDLSINYGAIEAVKDVSFTVEEGEVVTLIGANGAGKTSILRTISGLIKPSKGNISFLGQSIEKLPARKIVAQGLSQVPEGRHVFAGLTVMENLEMGAFLIKDKAENQRTLKMIFERFPRLEERKNQDAATLSGGEQQMLAMGRALMSKPKLLLLDEPSMGLAPIFINEIFDIIQDIQKQGMTVLLIEQNANKALSIANRAYVLETGKVVLSGSGSELLESDQVKKAYLGG; this is encoded by the coding sequence ATGCCTATGTTATCAGTTGAAGACTTATCAATAAATTATGGTGCAATTGAGGCTGTTAAAGACGTTTCTTTTACTGTTGAAGAAGGAGAAGTTGTTACTCTCATTGGTGCAAATGGAGCAGGAAAAACGTCCATTTTACGTACTATCTCTGGTTTGATCAAGCCCAGTAAGGGTAACATCTCTTTTTTAGGTCAATCTATTGAGAAGTTACCAGCACGAAAAATTGTAGCCCAAGGTTTATCTCAAGTGCCAGAAGGGCGGCATGTCTTTGCTGGATTAACGGTGATGGAAAATTTAGAGATGGGAGCTTTCTTGATAAAGGATAAGGCAGAAAATCAACGAACTTTAAAAATGATTTTTGAGCGTTTTCCACGTCTCGAAGAACGTAAAAATCAAGATGCCGCCACTTTATCTGGTGGGGAACAACAGATGCTTGCAATGGGAAGAGCCTTGATGAGTAAGCCCAAATTATTACTTTTAGATGAGCCTTCTATGGGATTAGCACCTATTTTTATTAATGAAATTTTTGATATTATCCAAGATATTCAAAAACAGGGAATGACTGTCTTGTTGATTGAGCAAAATGCCAATAAGGCCTTATCAATAGCTAATCGGGCCTATGTTTTGGAAACTGGAAAAGTAGTTTTATCTGGTTCAGGTTCAGAATTATTAGAATCAGATCAGGTGAAAAAAGCTTACCTAGGCGGTTAG
- a CDS encoding ABC transporter ATP-binding protein — MALLEVNHLTKNFGGLTAVGDVTMELNQGELVGLIGPNGAGKTTLFNLLTGVYLPSEGTVTLDGTLLNGKAPYKIAALGLSRTFQNIRLFKDMSVLDNVLIGLANQEKDNLLASILRLPSYYKKETELKEKALKLLAIFKLDQEANTLAKNLPYGQQRRLEIVRALATKPKILFLDEPAAGMNPQETAELTALIRQIKNDFGITIILIEHDMSLVMEVTERIYVLEYGRLIAHGTPQEIRNNKRVIEAYLGGEL, encoded by the coding sequence ATGGCACTTCTTGAAGTTAATCATTTAACCAAAAATTTTGGTGGTTTGACGGCTGTTGGTGATGTCACGATGGAATTAAACCAAGGAGAACTAGTAGGATTAATTGGTCCAAACGGAGCAGGAAAAACAACATTATTCAATCTTTTGACGGGAGTTTACCTTCCGAGTGAGGGGACAGTAACCTTAGATGGAACTTTACTGAATGGAAAAGCTCCCTATAAAATTGCTGCTCTTGGCTTATCACGCACATTCCAAAATATTCGTCTTTTTAAAGATATGTCAGTACTTGATAATGTCTTAATTGGCTTAGCCAATCAGGAAAAAGATAATCTTTTAGCAAGTATCTTACGCTTACCAAGTTATTATAAAAAAGAGACTGAGCTAAAAGAAAAAGCTCTTAAGCTCTTAGCAATTTTTAAATTAGACCAAGAAGCTAATACCTTAGCTAAAAACCTTCCTTATGGGCAGCAGCGACGTCTTGAGATTGTGCGAGCATTAGCCACTAAACCTAAAATTTTATTTTTAGATGAACCAGCAGCTGGAATGAATCCTCAAGAAACAGCAGAATTAACAGCATTAATTCGTCAAATTAAAAATGATTTTGGTATTACGATCATTTTAATAGAACACGACATGAGTTTAGTAATGGAAGTAACCGAAAGAATTTATGTTTTAGAATATGGTCGTTTGATTGCTCATGGGACACCGCAAGAGATTAGAAACAATAAACGGGTCATCGAAGCCTATTTAGGAGGAGAACTGTAA
- a CDS encoding branched-chain amino acid ABC transporter permease yields MRKNKKSLGTWLIMMTCLFLALNFLINGGLLGPYHVQILMGIGISIIMAMGTNLVLGFSGQFPLGQAGFMVIGAYATAIFTNYMPTYLGFYISMLLGVLVAGVLAIIVGFPTLRLKGDYLAIATLGVAEIIRIAIVNGGDITNGAAGLTGILRYSTWPVVFVFVVFIAVAMLNFLRSSVGRQVISIRENEIAAESMGVNTTKIKVLTFAFAATTASIAGSLYVGYIGTVVPKDFTIMRSIDYLIIAVLGGLGSMTGTILAAIVLGVLNMYLQSFSDIRMIIYSIALILAMVFKPGGLMGTKELVLSSLFFDIKKEGK; encoded by the coding sequence ATGAGAAAAAATAAAAAATCCCTCGGAACTTGGTTAATCATGATGACCTGTCTTTTTCTTGCCCTTAATTTTTTGATTAATGGTGGTTTACTTGGTCCTTATCATGTACAAATTCTAATGGGAATTGGTATTTCAATTATTATGGCTATGGGGACCAATCTAGTTCTTGGTTTTTCAGGCCAGTTTCCGTTAGGTCAAGCAGGTTTTATGGTAATTGGGGCCTATGCTACAGCTATTTTCACAAATTATATGCCAACTTATCTCGGATTTTATATTTCCATGTTATTGGGTGTTTTGGTAGCGGGGGTACTTGCAATTATTGTCGGTTTCCCAACTCTACGACTCAAAGGAGACTATTTAGCTATTGCTACCTTGGGTGTTGCCGAAATTATTCGTATTGCAATAGTTAATGGAGGAGATATTACAAATGGTGCAGCTGGATTGACAGGAATCCTGCGTTATAGTACGTGGCCGGTTGTGTTTGTCTTTGTAGTTTTTATTGCAGTGGCAATGCTCAATTTTTTACGTTCGTCAGTTGGTCGTCAAGTTATCTCGATTCGTGAAAATGAGATTGCTGCAGAATCAATGGGTGTTAATACGACGAAAATAAAAGTTTTAACCTTTGCTTTTGCTGCGACGACAGCAAGTATTGCGGGTTCTTTATACGTTGGTTATATTGGAACGGTTGTTCCTAAAGATTTCACCATTATGCGGTCTATTGATTACTTGATTATTGCGGTACTGGGAGGTTTGGGATCAATGACAGGTACGATCCTCGCTGCTATTGTCTTAGGAGTACTTAATATGTATTTACAAAGCTTCTCCGATATTCGGATGATTATTTATTCTATAGCTTTAATCTTAGCAATGGTTTTCAAACCTGGTGGTCTTATGGGAACTAAAGAACTTGTCTTATCAAGTTTATTTTTTGACATAAAGAAGGAGGGCAAATAA